One part of the Paenibacillus silvisoli genome encodes these proteins:
- a CDS encoding peptidoglycan-binding domain-containing protein, with product MEANHRSHGPKRKAWRTAAKVLGSLVLAVTLLLSAPNVGSAIGKGAKGPDVYVIQGMLKSLGSYSGPINGVYNAQTVRGVKYYQKTHGLPITGAVDKRTLKSMVYAYDMKKTGGSMKARSNGMGKGGHAIRGGRGKAGRGGGAGAGGGAGGGAGGGAGGGAGGGAGGGGAGGGTGEGQGGGMGGGQGGGMGGGQGGGMGGGQGGGMGGGQGGVEQGQEQEQGQKQEQGGVEENGPKVEEQPQKEIKPQEEAKPQPQENAKPGENAKPGENEGFQDNKSKGQ from the coding sequence ATGGAAGCAAATCATCGTTCCCATGGTCCGAAAAGAAAAGCCTGGAGAACGGCCGCTAAGGTGCTTGGATCGTTAGTGCTGGCTGTTACGTTGCTTCTTAGCGCACCGAATGTCGGCTCGGCAATAGGAAAAGGTGCAAAAGGACCGGACGTTTACGTCATTCAGGGGATGCTGAAGTCGCTCGGCAGCTATTCGGGGCCGATCAACGGCGTTTATAATGCGCAAACCGTCCGCGGCGTCAAATATTATCAGAAGACGCACGGACTGCCGATTACCGGCGCCGTCGATAAACGTACGCTGAAGTCGATGGTGTATGCTTACGATATGAAGAAGACGGGCGGAAGCATGAAAGCAAGAAGCAACGGCATGGGCAAAGGCGGCCATGCGATCCGCGGCGGCAGAGGTAAGGCTGGCCGTGGCGGAGGCGCAGGTGCTGGTGGCGGTGCAGGCGGCGGTGCCGGTGGTGGCGCAGGCGGTGGCGCAGGCGGTGGTGCTGGTGGCGGTGGCGCAGGCGGCGGCACTGGCGAAGGCCAGGGCGGCGGCATGGGCGGAGGCCAAGGCGGCGGTATGGGTGGCGGCCAAGGTGGCGGCATGGGCGGAGGCCAAGGCGGCGGTATGGGTGGCGGCCAAGGTGGCGTAGAACAAGGTCAAGAGCAAGAGCAAGGACAAAAGCAGGAGCAAGGCGGAGTCGAAGAGAACGGCCCGAAAGTGGAAGAGCAGCCTCAGAAAGAAATTAAACCGCAAGAAGAAGCGAAGCCTCAGCCGCAGGAGAACGCGAAGCCTGGCGAAAACGCGAAGCCGGGCGAGAACGAAGGCTTCCAGGACAATAAGAGTAAAGGCCAATAA
- a CDS encoding DinB family protein — translation MSYEAVGPIWRVVRDRFQKTVATLKEEDLALSMTAESSSIAHMIRHNAEVEYMFGEWFFGASVPEDVTYIASGQSSPGHERALQLEQLIAFSAAAEAFLTDAMKQLSDEAWDTVVESKIGPSTPREALGRAIYHTGLHAGQIALIRKHAPQPSAQQ, via the coding sequence ATGAGCTATGAAGCGGTTGGACCGATTTGGCGGGTAGTCCGCGACCGTTTTCAGAAGACGGTGGCCACGTTGAAGGAAGAAGATCTCGCCCTTTCCATGACGGCGGAGTCCTCCTCCATCGCGCATATGATCCGGCACAATGCCGAAGTGGAGTATATGTTCGGGGAATGGTTTTTCGGCGCGTCCGTGCCCGAGGATGTCACTTACATTGCAAGCGGCCAAAGCAGCCCGGGACACGAAAGGGCGCTTCAGCTGGAGCAGCTGATCGCGTTCTCCGCTGCCGCGGAGGCTTTCTTGACCGATGCGATGAAGCAGCTTAGCGACGAAGCATGGGATACCGTGGTCGAGTCGAAAATCGGACCGTCCACCCCGCGCGAAGCGCTTGGCCGGGCGATCTACCATACCGGCTTGCATGCCGGTCAAATCGCGCTTATCCGTAAGCATGCGCCGCAGCCGTCGGCACAGCAATAA
- a CDS encoding HugZ family pyridoxamine 5'-phosphate oxidase codes for MKQPNIEETRGKYIDFIESRKSLVISTLDAEGTPFISYAPFVKADGKLFIYISRISDHYRFVENNERIHVMMIHDESATPNAFARERARWVCTSENLGNEGHEAIFAGFDAKFGDKMMTMLRGLDFSLFELTPLSGRYVVGFGQAFDVDLSGDRFEHVVVDRKDK; via the coding sequence ATGAAGCAGCCAAACATCGAAGAAACACGCGGGAAGTACATCGACTTTATCGAAAGCCGCAAATCGCTTGTCATCAGCACGCTGGACGCGGAAGGCACGCCGTTTATCAGCTACGCGCCGTTCGTGAAAGCAGACGGCAAGCTGTTCATCTACATCAGCCGCATCTCCGACCACTACCGTTTCGTCGAAAACAACGAGCGGATTCACGTCATGATGATCCATGACGAATCGGCGACGCCGAACGCTTTCGCCCGGGAGCGCGCCCGCTGGGTGTGCACGTCGGAGAACTTGGGCAACGAAGGACATGAAGCGATTTTTGCCGGCTTCGATGCGAAGTTTGGCGATAAAATGATGACGATGCTGCGCGGACTCGACTTCTCGCTATTCGAGCTGACGCCGCTGTCGGGCCGCTATGTCGTTGGATTCGGGCAAGCGTTCGACGTCGATCTGTCCGGCGACCGGTTCGAGCATGTCGTCGTCGACCGTAAAGATAAATAA
- a CDS encoding DMT family transporter, which produces MEERNGKLTLSQSPYVLMPILLLLWGSVAAVSKLVLGRMDSYQVLFFMNGIGVIVFACLVPVKVRWRELLAWKGSDFALLAACGLFAFLYDFLYLQAFERIPAVEASMLNYLFPIFIVLFAIPMNKEKMNRYKLLSVLMGFAGTVLLMTKGDLAALKLTNWAGDVLAILAAVSWGLFTNLVKKNGKDMLISTFLITLVAFALSTVGLFKYSRLELPALADFGGVFWLSMSNIVLGFFLYFRALRYSSASLVASFTFFTPFITLLFIVLLLDERLTVMDGLAAVLILSSVPVQKLGSVLGAGRKKEIPKMG; this is translated from the coding sequence ATGGAAGAACGAAACGGGAAGCTGACTCTGTCCCAAAGTCCTTATGTGCTCATGCCGATTTTGCTGCTGCTGTGGGGTTCGGTGGCGGCTGTAAGCAAGCTGGTGCTAGGGAGGATGGACAGCTATCAGGTGCTGTTCTTCATGAACGGCATCGGGGTGATCGTCTTTGCCTGTCTCGTGCCGGTTAAGGTGCGGTGGCGGGAGCTGCTTGCTTGGAAAGGAAGCGACTTTGCGCTGCTTGCCGCATGCGGATTGTTCGCGTTCCTCTATGATTTTCTCTATTTGCAGGCGTTTGAGCGCATACCGGCCGTGGAGGCGTCGATGCTCAACTATTTGTTCCCGATCTTTATCGTCCTCTTCGCCATCCCGATGAATAAGGAGAAAATGAACCGCTACAAGCTGCTCTCCGTGCTCATGGGCTTTGCCGGAACGGTGCTGCTCATGACCAAGGGCGACCTGGCGGCGCTCAAGCTGACCAACTGGGCCGGCGATGTGCTTGCGATTCTCGCGGCTGTCAGCTGGGGGCTGTTCACCAATCTGGTGAAAAAGAACGGGAAGGATATGCTCATCAGCACCTTCTTGATCACCCTGGTCGCCTTCGCGCTGTCTACTGTGGGCTTGTTCAAATACTCTCGTCTGGAGCTGCCGGCCTTGGCGGATTTCGGGGGCGTCTTCTGGTTAAGCATGAGCAACATCGTGCTGGGCTTCTTCCTTTATTTCCGGGCGCTGCGTTACTCTTCGGCGTCGCTGGTCGCGAGCTTTACGTTTTTCACCCCGTTCATTACGCTTCTCTTTATCGTGCTGCTGCTGGATGAGCGGCTGACGGTAATGGACGGCCTCGCGGCGGTGCTGATCTTGTCCAGCGTTCCGGTGCAGAAGCTCGGCAGCGTGCTCGGGGCAGGAAGGAAGAAGGAAATCCCGAAGATGGGATAA
- a CDS encoding S-layer homology domain-containing protein produces the protein MLQKWLLLGSAAFAVFNAAGVTAAVAAPVYTPLAQEEVTLNTGSYIEKLQFDNERGYLYATASETNQLLFINPDTMRIEKRLSVGSHPGAMDQVGSKLYIALEGATLVAVVNLDSKQVEKTIVTQAQPMSVAVDGTSLFYTEDDPWGAIRRIDLTDGKDTVFAEKAGRLELGADRSRHILYAGEIGSSAYKLHAYSAETGEELWLMKPDVSGGYASSLIVDQGGVYFGSTLVDPDRQRIVSTAVGGEVLDVDRNFIYTTSGVYTKNEGAQAVSYAPLPGESDVEADGSGHVFSYSGLNARAIVKRTYKLNPAQKAVEADRGADEMAFNHKLTGWVMGEGEKYLYAISSEANRLLQIDTATFTVKADRYVGSQPSDIDFRDGVLSISLAGSTHMVRIDTKRETDFMAPLEELEVGLPTLNIAACADDIYYSVGSGWQKVHAWLNDASFPFKEYVSNPSLTMGADGNTLWVSETGTSGGDIFKISMTAKQVLDKTVDSYSYGNRELPLDGDMVYYAGRRFSAGDLGIIYGEYKETYSYFAHLLFARGSTVIGTKAVYDRDTFNPTVKLPFTLSYGYVKKDGTVLLYAEDELTSKAGPNYLLSRFDSLDTLKTAMDNRLRPQNGRFVDRNTASGVVDGTITFRPGALDRFVDHYEIQLYDGSNRPVKLDFVEPVYKSEQLANGTYMHKLIGPMKIVPETVKKIGIVPVLKSAYEKQDAAVLLLPLADNQTAKNAFMDVRSDLFAKFAIETLAERKIVQGYKDGYFQPYGLVTRAEFATMLAKALRIPAADGSYFKDVKRNAWYYEVVAASAKAGLIKGYTDGTFHPSRTITQQETLEIVNNALLYSGYKETGTGELLQFLDKTKGYDDWSKGAVDHLLREGIVKEFDTFQINADKKSNRAECAELIYRLLYVLNKV, from the coding sequence ATGTTACAAAAATGGCTGCTGCTTGGCAGTGCGGCTTTCGCCGTATTTAATGCTGCTGGCGTGACTGCGGCCGTCGCGGCGCCGGTGTACACACCGCTAGCTCAGGAAGAGGTTACGCTCAATACCGGCTCGTATATCGAGAAGCTGCAGTTCGATAACGAACGGGGCTATTTGTATGCAACGGCATCGGAGACGAACCAGCTCCTATTCATAAATCCGGATACGATGCGGATCGAGAAAAGACTCTCCGTCGGCTCTCATCCGGGAGCGATGGATCAGGTTGGCAGCAAGCTGTACATCGCGCTTGAAGGCGCAACGCTGGTAGCGGTCGTGAACCTCGATTCGAAGCAGGTGGAGAAGACGATCGTTACGCAGGCGCAGCCGATGAGCGTTGCCGTCGACGGCACCAGTTTGTTCTATACGGAGGATGATCCGTGGGGCGCTATTCGCCGGATCGATCTGACGGACGGCAAGGACACCGTATTTGCCGAGAAGGCCGGCCGGCTCGAGCTTGGCGCGGACCGTTCCCGGCATATCTTGTATGCCGGAGAAATCGGCTCGTCGGCCTATAAACTGCACGCATATAGCGCGGAGACGGGCGAGGAGCTCTGGCTGATGAAGCCTGACGTCAGCGGCGGGTACGCCTCTTCGCTCATCGTCGATCAAGGCGGCGTGTATTTCGGCAGCACGCTGGTTGACCCCGATCGGCAGCGGATCGTATCCACGGCGGTCGGTGGCGAAGTGCTGGATGTCGACCGGAATTTTATCTATACGACCTCCGGCGTTTATACGAAGAACGAGGGAGCGCAAGCCGTCTCGTACGCTCCTTTGCCCGGGGAATCGGATGTGGAGGCTGACGGCAGCGGGCATGTGTTCAGCTACAGCGGGCTCAATGCGAGAGCGATCGTGAAACGCACCTACAAGCTGAACCCTGCGCAGAAGGCGGTCGAGGCGGACCGCGGCGCGGACGAGATGGCTTTTAACCATAAGCTGACGGGATGGGTGATGGGCGAGGGCGAGAAGTATTTGTACGCGATCTCGTCCGAAGCGAATCGACTTCTGCAGATCGATACGGCAACCTTCACGGTCAAAGCGGACCGCTATGTCGGCTCTCAGCCGTCGGATATCGATTTCAGGGACGGCGTCCTGTCTATTTCGCTGGCAGGCAGTACGCATATGGTTCGTATCGATACGAAGCGGGAGACGGATTTTATGGCTCCGCTCGAGGAGCTGGAGGTCGGCTTGCCGACGCTGAATATTGCCGCTTGCGCGGATGATATTTACTACAGCGTCGGGAGCGGGTGGCAGAAGGTGCATGCCTGGCTGAACGACGCCTCGTTCCCGTTCAAAGAGTACGTGAGCAACCCGTCGTTGACGATGGGGGCGGACGGGAATACGCTGTGGGTCAGCGAGACGGGAACGAGCGGCGGGGATATTTTCAAAATCAGCATGACTGCCAAGCAAGTATTGGACAAAACCGTAGACAGCTACTCGTACGGGAACCGTGAGCTGCCGCTGGACGGGGATATGGTGTACTATGCGGGACGAAGATTTTCGGCCGGGGATTTAGGCATCATCTATGGCGAGTACAAGGAGACCTACAGTTATTTCGCCCATCTGCTGTTCGCGAGAGGCAGCACGGTTATTGGCACGAAGGCTGTTTATGACCGGGATACGTTCAATCCCACGGTGAAGCTGCCCTTTACGCTTTCATACGGCTATGTGAAGAAGGACGGTACCGTTCTGCTTTACGCGGAGGATGAGTTGACTAGCAAAGCGGGGCCGAACTATCTCCTGTCTCGGTTCGACAGTCTCGATACGTTGAAAACGGCGATGGACAACCGGCTGCGTCCGCAGAACGGACGGTTCGTCGATCGTAATACCGCTTCGGGCGTGGTCGATGGTACCATCACGTTCCGGCCGGGCGCGTTGGACCGTTTCGTGGATCATTATGAGATTCAGCTTTACGATGGCAGCAACCGTCCGGTTAAGCTGGATTTTGTTGAACCGGTCTACAAGAGCGAGCAGCTGGCGAACGGCACGTATATGCACAAGCTGATCGGACCGATGAAAATCGTACCGGAAACGGTGAAGAAGATCGGGATTGTGCCGGTGCTCAAGAGCGCATATGAAAAGCAGGATGCGGCCGTGCTGCTCCTTCCGCTGGCGGATAACCAAACGGCGAAGAACGCTTTTATGGATGTGCGGAGCGATCTGTTCGCCAAATTCGCAATCGAAACGTTAGCGGAGCGAAAAATAGTGCAGGGATATAAGGACGGCTACTTCCAGCCGTATGGCCTTGTCACCAGGGCCGAGTTTGCGACAATGCTGGCCAAGGCGCTGCGCATCCCGGCCGCGGATGGGTCCTATTTCAAAGACGTGAAGCGTAATGCCTGGTATTACGAAGTGGTGGCGGCCAGCGCGAAAGCGGGTCTGATCAAGGGGTATACGGACGGCACGTTCCATCCGAGCCGGACGATTACGCAGCAGGAGACGCTGGAGATCGTGAACAATGCGCTGCTGTATAGCGGCTACAAAGAGACGGGCACGGGTGAGCTGCTGCAATTCTTGGACAAAACGAAGGGGTATGACGATTGGTCCAAGGGGGCTGTGGATCATTTGCTTCGGGAGGGCATCGTGAAGGAATTCGATACGTTTCAGATCAACGCGGACAAGAAGTCGAATCGCGCGGAATGCGCCGAGCTCATTTACCGGCTGCTGTATGTGTTGAATAAAGTTTGA
- a CDS encoding nucleoside hydrolase, which translates to MAVRKVWLDTDIGGDIDDALCLAYLLNQPRCELIGISTVGGEAVKRAMVADAICKAAGRTVPVHAGADNPLMPTDIYPTPDGASKLPNWPHDTDIRPDHAVDAMRAAIRRHPHEISLLAVGHLTNIALLFRLDPEIPLLLKELYIMSGVFSEALEAGPDMPMANWNSWMDAHACAIVYDTQVPVHRTFGQNVTTQLVLGRHDNPDLFNTPVMRAVEDFGSPWLERHVMTFHDPLAAACLFEPELCEYERGAIEVDYIHTETLGKMTFHKSSDASPHEIAATVNRERFFEHYFAITGRKP; encoded by the coding sequence ATGGCAGTACGAAAAGTTTGGCTCGATACCGATATCGGCGGCGATATCGACGACGCGCTTTGCCTCGCCTATCTGCTGAACCAGCCCCGCTGCGAGCTGATCGGCATCTCGACCGTAGGCGGCGAAGCGGTGAAACGGGCGATGGTCGCGGACGCCATTTGCAAAGCTGCCGGCCGAACCGTTCCGGTCCACGCAGGCGCGGACAACCCCCTCATGCCGACCGACATCTACCCGACGCCGGACGGCGCATCCAAGCTGCCGAACTGGCCGCACGACACGGACATCCGTCCGGACCACGCGGTAGATGCTATGAGAGCGGCCATCCGCCGGCATCCCCACGAAATTTCGCTGCTGGCCGTCGGTCACCTGACGAACATCGCGCTGCTTTTTCGGCTCGATCCCGAAATCCCGCTGCTGCTGAAGGAGCTGTACATCATGAGCGGCGTCTTCTCCGAAGCGCTCGAAGCCGGTCCCGATATGCCGATGGCGAACTGGAACTCCTGGATGGATGCCCACGCCTGCGCGATCGTCTACGACACGCAGGTACCCGTTCATCGCACGTTCGGGCAGAACGTCACGACACAGCTCGTACTCGGCCGGCATGACAATCCCGACCTGTTCAACACGCCGGTCATGCGTGCTGTCGAGGACTTCGGCTCTCCTTGGCTGGAGCGCCATGTCATGACTTTTCACGATCCGCTGGCCGCAGCCTGTTTGTTCGAGCCGGAGCTGTGCGAATATGAGCGGGGAGCAATCGAGGTCGACTATATCCACACAGAAACGCTCGGCAAAATGACGTTTCACAAAAGTTCTGACGCAAGCCCCCACGAGATTGCCGCCACCGTCAACCGCGAACGCTTTTTCGAGCACTACTTTGCCATCACGGGCCGCAAACCATAA
- a CDS encoding HD domain-containing protein, protein MEDMFAKQMAFLIEVDKLKQIERKTKIIGGARYENDAEHSWHLAMMALILQGHANENVDLLKVIKMVLVHDLVEIDAGDTFAYDTKGHEDKHEREMNAAKRIFGLLPQEQEAELMALWLEFEAKESAEAKFAGSLDRLHPMINNHLNDGDTWQKFGITSSQVLKRNSEIANGSEKLWAYAQDVVRKSVEQGILEEE, encoded by the coding sequence ATGGAAGATATGTTTGCCAAGCAAATGGCGTTTCTGATTGAAGTGGACAAGCTGAAGCAAATCGAGCGCAAAACGAAAATTATCGGCGGCGCGCGGTACGAGAACGACGCGGAGCATTCGTGGCACCTCGCCATGATGGCGCTGATTTTGCAAGGCCACGCGAACGAGAACGTCGATCTGCTTAAGGTGATCAAAATGGTGCTCGTGCACGATTTGGTCGAGATCGATGCCGGGGACACATTCGCTTACGATACGAAGGGTCACGAGGACAAGCACGAGCGGGAGATGAACGCGGCGAAGCGGATTTTTGGCCTGCTGCCGCAGGAGCAGGAAGCGGAGCTGATGGCACTGTGGCTGGAATTCGAGGCCAAAGAGAGTGCCGAAGCGAAGTTCGCGGGGTCGCTGGACCGGCTGCATCCGATGATCAATAATCATTTGAACGACGGCGATACGTGGCAGAAGTTCGGCATTACGAGCAGCCAAGTGCTGAAACGCAACAGTGAGATTGCAAACGGATCGGAGAAGCTGTGGGCGTACGCTCAGGATGTGGTGCGGAAGTCGGTGGAGCAAGGGATTTTGGAGGAGGAGTGA
- a CDS encoding FAD-dependent monooxygenase translates to MSEASKRRAIVIGAGIGGLSAALALRQRGWQVAVYERAAGLRESGAGIVLAANAMKALDLLGVGGHVRAVGAPVEQAEIRTWDGRLITSLPAAEQAAKYGTHSYVMHRADLQSILLRAVAAETPVYTGMRWVTGEQKGGRVTAVFEDGTREDAELLIGADGVHSAVREKLFGESPLRYSGYSAYRGVCTLDEERMEAMAGGGFEALGPGLRFGFSRLGSGRVFWFAAINAPQGRLLPAPERKQALLRLFNGWYGPVVDALVATDASEILAHDIADRAPLTRWSAGSMTLLGDAAHPMLPNLGQGGAQAIEDAVALARCLEQDGAVPSALLAYERERMARTSRIVRMSRSMGRMIQLESKPLMWLRNRMLAAVPPSAYIRRFDPIVGYVVPR, encoded by the coding sequence ATGAGTGAAGCTAGTAAACGGCGGGCGATTGTTATTGGCGCGGGCATCGGCGGGTTGAGCGCCGCGTTGGCGCTCCGGCAGCGGGGATGGCAGGTTGCCGTGTATGAGCGGGCCGCCGGGCTGCGGGAATCGGGAGCGGGCATCGTGCTCGCCGCCAACGCGATGAAGGCGCTCGACCTGCTGGGCGTGGGCGGGCATGTGCGGGCCGTGGGCGCGCCGGTTGAGCAGGCGGAAATCCGCACATGGGATGGGCGGCTGATTACGAGTCTGCCTGCTGCCGAGCAGGCGGCCAAATATGGCACGCACAGCTATGTCATGCATCGAGCCGACCTGCAGTCGATTCTGCTTCGCGCTGTTGCTGCGGAGACGCCGGTGTACACTGGGATGCGATGGGTGACTGGGGAGCAGAAAGGCGGACGTGTGACGGCTGTTTTTGAAGACGGTACGCGCGAGGATGCGGAGCTTCTGATTGGTGCTGACGGCGTTCACTCCGCCGTGCGGGAGAAGCTGTTTGGCGAAAGTCCGCTGCGCTATTCCGGATATTCCGCTTATCGGGGCGTCTGTACGCTGGATGAGGAACGGATGGAGGCTATGGCGGGCGGCGGCTTCGAGGCGCTTGGACCCGGATTGAGGTTCGGCTTCTCTCGGCTCGGCAGCGGCCGCGTCTTCTGGTTCGCGGCGATCAACGCGCCGCAAGGAAGGCTGCTGCCGGCGCCGGAGCGTAAACAGGCGCTGCTGCGCCTGTTCAACGGCTGGTACGGGCCGGTCGTGGACGCGCTTGTAGCGACGGATGCGTCCGAAATATTGGCCCATGACATCGCCGATCGGGCGCCGCTTACGCGGTGGAGCGCCGGGAGCATGACGCTGCTCGGCGACGCGGCGCATCCGATGCTGCCCAATCTGGGGCAGGGCGGCGCCCAGGCGATCGAGGATGCCGTCGCGCTGGCCCGGTGTCTGGAGCAGGACGGCGCTGTGCCATCAGCGCTGCTGGCTTATGAGCGAGAGCGGATGGCGCGTACTTCCCGCATCGTCCGGATGTCGCGCTCCATGGGACGGATGATCCAGCTTGAGAGCAAGCCGCTCATGTGGCTGCGCAACCGGATGCTCGCCGCGGTGCCGCCGTCGGCATACATTAGGCGGTTTGATCCGATTGTCGGCTATGTTGTCCCGCGGTGA
- a CDS encoding dihydroorotate dehydrogenase, with translation MPDWSYQSLFRPLLFRLPGRLARSVTLGAIGGLSRLPLGAFVIRTLGHMEPAPLLRSESCGLPFSTPVGLAGTVDPAGTAHRAIAQFGLGFMEIGPVTVQPVRTSAAEPIELDQDKRRITYPAYLENDGAEAVAQRLAKPGHKLPQFVRLAPMPGSTAEQAAEQLTAMVQQLHQAGAAGFYLDILQPPMEPDETVRLLHLLAEADIEPAATNRLFLYIPHDTPDAMLRQLCASPALAAWCGAVIGEASTPDGKLTTQPADKQASAAKLRLLRELIPRQGFVLKAACGIYEPQDALELMAAGADYVLLHGGLVFAGPGLPKRVNDAVLHERVRQLPEPEPPPSFWRHWGWMCLLGIGMIIGGLLAWIIAETTVLLPYDEDFLGIEREALHHWNHRLVHFMSHDRITLAGTMISIGILYFQLGRHGLRYGMHWARTTVLVSFLTGFLSFFLYLGYGYFDPLHAVVALLLLPLFLLSMRKNPDKPFRHPVNLYSDRTWKRAMRGQCCMVVLGFALVIGSITISAYGVTTVFVPQDLAFIGMTHEQIAAINPRLIPLIAHDRAGFGGALFSDALALLTMALWGIQQGERWLWWTFLIGGAPAFYAAFSVHMQIGYTDFIHLSPAVFALALYVAGLVLLYPYLMRPVTAGQHSRQSDQTA, from the coding sequence ATGCCGGACTGGTCGTATCAATCGCTGTTTCGCCCGCTGCTATTCCGGCTGCCGGGCCGCTTAGCCCGCTCCGTCACGCTGGGCGCCATCGGCGGGCTGAGCCGCCTGCCGCTCGGCGCCTTCGTCATTCGCACGCTGGGGCATATGGAGCCAGCGCCTTTGCTGCGCAGCGAGTCATGCGGGCTCCCGTTCAGCACGCCGGTCGGGCTGGCCGGAACGGTGGACCCTGCCGGTACCGCCCACCGGGCGATCGCCCAGTTCGGGCTCGGCTTCATGGAGATCGGCCCGGTTACGGTGCAGCCGGTCCGCACCTCGGCCGCGGAGCCGATCGAACTCGACCAGGATAAGCGGCGGATCACCTATCCCGCTTACCTTGAGAATGATGGCGCCGAAGCCGTCGCGCAGCGCCTCGCCAAGCCGGGCCACAAGCTGCCGCAGTTCGTCAGGCTGGCGCCTATGCCCGGCAGCACGGCGGAGCAAGCGGCCGAGCAGCTGACGGCAATGGTGCAGCAGCTGCATCAAGCCGGAGCCGCCGGGTTTTATCTCGATATATTGCAGCCGCCCATGGAGCCGGACGAAACGGTCAGGCTGCTTCATCTCCTGGCAGAAGCCGACATTGAACCGGCAGCTACAAACCGGCTGTTCCTCTATATCCCGCACGATACGCCGGATGCGATGCTGCGGCAGCTTTGCGCATCGCCCGCCCTTGCGGCATGGTGCGGCGCCGTCATAGGCGAAGCCAGCACCCCGGACGGCAAGCTCACTACCCAGCCGGCCGACAAACAGGCTTCCGCCGCTAAACTCCGCCTGCTCCGCGAGCTCATCCCGCGGCAAGGCTTCGTGCTCAAAGCGGCCTGCGGCATATACGAACCGCAAGACGCGCTCGAACTCATGGCGGCAGGAGCCGACTACGTCCTGCTGCATGGCGGGCTCGTCTTCGCCGGCCCCGGCCTGCCTAAGCGGGTAAACGATGCCGTCCTGCACGAGCGGGTCCGGCAGCTCCCCGAACCGGAGCCGCCGCCGTCCTTTTGGCGCCATTGGGGCTGGATGTGCCTGCTCGGCATCGGCATGATCATCGGCGGGCTGCTCGCCTGGATCATCGCGGAAACGACGGTGCTGCTGCCCTACGATGAAGATTTTCTCGGCATTGAACGCGAAGCACTGCATCACTGGAATCATCGGCTTGTCCATTTTATGTCGCATGATCGAATTACGCTGGCCGGCACCATGATTTCGATCGGCATACTCTATTTTCAGCTCGGCCGTCATGGACTGCGCTACGGGATGCACTGGGCGCGCACGACAGTATTGGTATCCTTCTTAACCGGCTTCCTTAGCTTCTTTCTTTATCTCGGCTACGGCTACTTCGATCCGCTTCACGCGGTCGTCGCGCTCCTGCTGCTCCCGCTGTTTCTGCTGAGCATGCGAAAAAACCCCGACAAGCCGTTTCGCCATCCCGTCAACCTGTACAGTGACCGGACTTGGAAGCGTGCCATGCGGGGGCAATGCTGCATGGTGGTGCTTGGCTTCGCGCTCGTGATCGGCAGCATCACGATCTCCGCCTACGGCGTAACCACCGTATTCGTCCCGCAGGACTTAGCCTTCATAGGCATGACTCACGAGCAAATCGCGGCGATCAACCCGAGGCTGATCCCGTTAATCGCGCATGACCGCGCCGGCTTCGGCGGCGCGCTCTTCTCCGATGCGCTCGCGCTGCTCACGATGGCGCTATGGGGCATCCAGCAAGGCGAGCGGTGGCTGTGGTGGACGTTTCTGATCGGCGGGGCGCCGGCCTTTTACGCCGCCTTTTCCGTCCACATGCAAATCGGCTACACCGACTTCATTCACCTGTCGCCGGCCGTCTTTGCCTTAGCGCTTTATGTCGCCGGTCTTGTACTGCTCTATCCGTATTTGATGCGGCCAGTCACCGCGGGACAACATAGCCGACAATCGGATCAAACCGCCTAA